Within Alcaligenes sp. SDU_A2, the genomic segment TGGAGCAGGATGTAGACCGCTTTGAGCGCAGCGCGCAGCAACAGGAACAGGCTTACGCCCAGGCGCGGGTTGCGGTGCAGTTGGTGCAGACCAAGCTGGAAACCCAGGGCGCGCAGGGCCTGGAAGAGCAGATTGCCGATGCAAAAGTACGTTTGACGGACAGCGAACGACGTTGCGCGGGCTACGAACGGCGCGTAGCCGCCTTGCGTTTGCTGGTACAGGTGCTGCGCGAACAGCGCCGTGCCTTGACCGAGCAATTGCATAAGCCGTTGCAAAAGCACATTAACCACTATTTGCGCCTGCTGCTGGGCAAGGCGTCGGTCGAACTGGACGAGTATCTGACGCCGCGTTGGTTGCAGCGCGATGGCAGCGAGTTGGCAGCCGACGATATCGATGGTTTAAGCTTTGGCGCGCGCGAGCAGATCGGCCTGATCGCTCGGCTGGCGTATGCTGATCTGTTGCAGCAGGCTGGCCGGCCCACCTTATTGATGCTGGACGACGTGTTGGTGCATAGCGATCCGGAGCGTCTGCAGGCCATGAAACGCATCATCAACGATGCCGCCCAGCGGCATCAGATTTTGCTGTTTACCTGTCAGGCGGACAAATGGCTGGACATGGGCGTGCCGCTGCGTCCGGTGCCGCAGGGCGTACAATAGCGCTTTCGATTTATCGTCTGGAGCCTTGCCTTGTCTCAGTCCGTCCCCGTTGCACGTCAGAGCGGTCGCCGCGCCGATCAGTGCCGTCCTGTGGAATTTCTGACCGGATTCACCCGCCATGCCGAAGGTTCGGTGCTGATTCGCATGGGCGATACGCATGTCCTGTGCAATGCCAGCGTGCTGGACAAAGTCCCCCCGTTCCTGAAAGGCAAGGGGCAGGGCTGGGTAACCGCCGAATACGGCATGTTGCCGCGCTCTACTCATACACGCTCGGACCGCGAAGCGGCACGTGGCAAGCAGAGCGGGCGCACGCAGGAAATCCAGCGTCTGATCGGGCGCAGCCTGCGCGCCGTCTTTGACCTGACTGCATTAGGTGAACGTACCTTGCAGATCGATTGCGATGTTATTCAGGCCGACGGCGGCACCCGCTGCGCCAGCATTACCGGTGCCTGGGTGGCGGCCAGTCTGGCAGTGCGCACCTTGCAGCAGCAGGGCTTGCTGCAGGGCAGTCCCATCCGCGACCAGTTGGCCGCCGTGTCCGTCGGTTTAAGCAATGGCACGCCCGTGCTGGATCTGGATTACGAAGAAGATTCGGCCTGCGGCGTCGATATGAATATCGTTATGACCGGCAGTGGTCAGTTGGTGGAGGTGCAGGGTACAGCCGAAGGACAGACGTTTGATCGAGCCGCGCTGAACAATCTGCTGGACTTGGCTGAAAACGGGCTGCGTCAATTGATGTCCGCTCAGCGCCAGGCACTGGGCCTGTAATCCATTTTTTCGATTCCGGGCACCATGCTGCCCATGGATACACCATGAATGCAGAACACAAAAACGTAGTCCTGGCTTCCAACAATGCAGGCAAGCTCAAGGAGTTTTCCGCCATTCTGGCTAGCGCCGGTCTGACTATGGTGCCGCAGGGACAGTTGGACATTCCTGAGGCCCAAGAGCCATTCGGCACCTTCGTGGAAAATGCCCTGGCCAAGGCCCGTCACGCCAGCCGCTTGAGCGGCCTGCCTGCGCTGGCCGACGATTCGGGTTTATGCGTGCGCGTGTTGGACGGTGCGCCGGGCGTGTATTCGGCCCGTTTCGCGGCCATGGAGCAGGGTGGCGAGAAATCGGATAGCGCCAATAATGCCTTGCTGGTCCGCCGTCTGCAGGGCCAGAGCGACCGGCGTGCCTGTTATGTTGCTGTCTTGGTGTACGTGCGCCATGCCGATGACCCGCGCCCCATTATTGCGGAAGGGGTCTGGGAGGGCGAAATCGTGGATCAACCGCAGGGCGAACATGGCTTCGGTTACGATCCGCATTTTTATATCCCACAGTTTCAGCAAACGGCAGCGCAACTGGCACCTGAAATCAAGAATCAGCACAGCCACCGGGGTCGCGCCCTGCAAAGCCTGCTGCGCAAGCTCGAACAGGCATGAGTACCTTGCAAGATCTATCGCCTTCTGTGCGCATCCGGCCAGGAGCCGGGCCGGCCACATTGCTGCCCAGTCTGCCGCCGCTGTCGGTCTATGTGCATGTGCCGTGGTGCGTGCGCAAATGCCCGTATTGCGACTTCAACTCTCACGCCGCCCCTGCGCAACTGCCGGAAGAAGACTATCTAAGCGCCTTGCAAGCCGATCTCGAACAGAATTTGCCCCTGATATGGGGACGACAGGTCATTTCTGTCTTCATAGGCGGAGGCACACCCAGCCTGTTGTCTGCATCGGCCTTGGATCGCATGTTGGCCTTGTTGCGGGCGTACTTGAATCTATTGCCCGATGCCGAAATTACGTTGGAAGCCAATCCCGGTACGGCGGAGGCACAGCGTTTTTTGGACTATGCGCGTAGCGGGATCAACCGGATCTCGCTGGGAGTGCAAAGTTTTGATGACCAGGCACTGAAGGCCTTGGGCCGCGTTCACGACGGGCAACAGGCGCGTCAGGCCATAGACATGGCCATGAAAGCCGTGGACCGTGTGAATCTGGATCTGATGTACGCCTTGCCGGGCCAAAGTCCGACACAATCCGAGCAGGACATACTGCAGGCCATGTCCTTTGGCACCGAACATCTGTCGCTTTACCATCTGACCCTAGAGCCCAACACCGTCTTTGCCAAATACCCTCCCGTCCTGCCCGACGATGACGACAGCGCTGCCATGCAGGACAGGCTGATCGAGCTGACCGCCGCCCAAGGCTGGCATCAGTACGAGATTTCCGCCTATGCCAAGCGTGGCGGCCATAGTCGCCACAATCTGAATTATTGGGAATTTGGCGATTACTTGGGCATAGGGCCGGGCGCGCACGGCAAGCTGTCTTTTCATGATCGCATCATACGCACGGCTACGGTGCGCAATCCGGTTTCCTGGATGGAAGCGGCACCCCGTCGCGATGGCAGCCATTATGCCCGGCACGAACGCGTCAGCGCTGCGGATTTGCCCTTCGAATTCATGCTTAATGCCTTACGGTTAAAGGATGGTGTGCCAGCTAATTATTTTCAGGAACGCACTGGCGTGCCGCTGGCCCGGATACTGCCTGTTTTGCGGCGCAGCATCGACAAAGGTTTGCTGGCGGCAGATCCTGTGCGTATCCGCGCCAGCGATCTGGGATGGCGTTTCCTGAATGATCTTCAAGAGGCATTTCTGCCAGACGAGCTGGCTTAACGGCGGTTGGCTGTTTGATCGTCGTCTGGGCAGGAAAACAACAAATTCTGTTTTGTTCTGTGACAAATTGACGGTAAACTACGAGTTGACGCTTTAGACAAGAAATACTCAGTTAAGGTCATTTTTTTATTGTGCAGTTGCACAATTGCTCTACAATTAATTTCAGGTAAAGCCAGTGTCACAATTCTCATATCCGAGTGGACCACACAAAGAAGGGCGGGGCCTGCCGGGGATGCGTACACCGGATTTACCACAGCGGGTCAGACCACGACCCGCCGTGAACCCCCACACCTTTTGTTAACGTCATTGACGCTGGAGTCAACATGTCCACCCCTGAAGATGTTCTGAAGATCATAGCTGAACGCGACATTGCGTTTGTGGACTTCCGTTTTACGGATACCCTAGGCCGCGAACACCACCTGACCACGCCTGCCCACGCAGTTGACGAAGACCGTTTCGAGTCCGGCGTGGCTTTCGATGGCTCCTCGCTGCCCGGCTGGAAAGGCATCGAAGCATCGGACATGTTGCTCATTCCGGACGCCAAGACGGCTCGCATGGACCCGTTCCGCGAAGAGCCCACGCTGATTTTGACGTGTGATGTAGTCGAGCCTTCCGACCTGAAAGGCTACGACCGCGACCCTCGTTCCCTGGCCAAACGCGCCGAAGCGTATCTGCGCTCCAGCGGTCTGGGCGACACCGCGTACTTCGGTCCCGAGCCCGAGTTTTTTGTGTTCGACGGCATTACCTGGAACGACGACATGTCGGGCAGCTTCGTGAAGATCCGTTCCGAAGAAGCGCCTTGGTCGCGTGGTGTGGACATCAACGGCAACAATTTGGGCCATCGCCCTGGCATCAAGGGTGGTTACGTGCCTGTTTCGCCTGTGGATTCGTTCTCGGATCTGCGCTCGGAAATGTGTTTGCTGCTGGAGCAGCAGGGCGTTCCAGTGGAAATCCACCACCACGAAGTGGCCGCTCCTGGTCAGTTGGAAATCGGTACGCGCTTCTCGACCCTGGTCGAACGAGCCGACTGGAACCAGATCATGAAGTACACCATCCACAACGTGGCCCATGTGTACGGCAAGACGGCGACATTCATGCCCAAGCCCGTA encodes:
- the rph gene encoding ribonuclease PH; amino-acid sequence: MSQSVPVARQSGRRADQCRPVEFLTGFTRHAEGSVLIRMGDTHVLCNASVLDKVPPFLKGKGQGWVTAEYGMLPRSTHTRSDREAARGKQSGRTQEIQRLIGRSLRAVFDLTALGERTLQIDCDVIQADGGTRCASITGAWVAASLAVRTLQQQGLLQGSPIRDQLAAVSVGLSNGTPVLDLDYEEDSACGVDMNIVMTGSGQLVEVQGTAEGQTFDRAALNNLLDLAENGLRQLMSAQRQALGL
- the rdgB gene encoding RdgB/HAM1 family non-canonical purine NTP pyrophosphatase, yielding MNAEHKNVVLASNNAGKLKEFSAILASAGLTMVPQGQLDIPEAQEPFGTFVENALAKARHASRLSGLPALADDSGLCVRVLDGAPGVYSARFAAMEQGGEKSDSANNALLVRRLQGQSDRRACYVAVLVYVRHADDPRPIIAEGVWEGEIVDQPQGEHGFGYDPHFYIPQFQQTAAQLAPEIKNQHSHRGRALQSLLRKLEQA
- the hemW gene encoding radical SAM family heme chaperone HemW, whose product is MSTLQDLSPSVRIRPGAGPATLLPSLPPLSVYVHVPWCVRKCPYCDFNSHAAPAQLPEEDYLSALQADLEQNLPLIWGRQVISVFIGGGTPSLLSASALDRMLALLRAYLNLLPDAEITLEANPGTAEAQRFLDYARSGINRISLGVQSFDDQALKALGRVHDGQQARQAIDMAMKAVDRVNLDLMYALPGQSPTQSEQDILQAMSFGTEHLSLYHLTLEPNTVFAKYPPVLPDDDDSAAMQDRLIELTAAQGWHQYEISAYAKRGGHSRHNLNYWEFGDYLGIGPGAHGKLSFHDRIIRTATVRNPVSWMEAAPRRDGSHYARHERVSAADLPFEFMLNALRLKDGVPANYFQERTGVPLARILPVLRRSIDKGLLAADPVRIRASDLGWRFLNDLQEAFLPDELA
- the glnA gene encoding type I glutamate--ammonia ligase, whose product is MSTPEDVLKIIAERDIAFVDFRFTDTLGREHHLTTPAHAVDEDRFESGVAFDGSSLPGWKGIEASDMLLIPDAKTARMDPFREEPTLILTCDVVEPSDLKGYDRDPRSLAKRAEAYLRSSGLGDTAYFGPEPEFFVFDGITWNDDMSGSFVKIRSEEAPWSRGVDINGNNLGHRPGIKGGYVPVSPVDSFSDLRSEMCLLLEQQGVPVEIHHHEVAAPGQLEIGTRFSTLVERADWNQIMKYTIHNVAHVYGKTATFMPKPVVGDNGSGMHVHQSIWKDGQNLFAGNEYAGLSEFALFYIGGIIKHARALNAITNPTTNSYKRLVPHFEAPVKLAYSARNRSASIRIPYVSNPKARRVEARFPDPMANPYLAFSALMMAGLDGVQNKIHPGDAADKNLYDLPPEEDAKIPTVCASLEQAVEALDKDREFLTRGGVFSNEMLDAFIELKQAEITRLRMVPHPVEFDMYYSL